TGCGGGACGCACGCATCGCGGGCGGGCGCTCGAAACAGCCATCCTTCTGGAACTGGAGCGCCGGAGATACGCGGTCGACTGGTACCGTACCGAAGAGGGATGGGAGGTCGATTTCCTTGCCACGCGCGCAGGTGCGACGCCGCTGCTTGTGCAGGTATGCCTCGATACCTCGGCCGACGACACCTGGGATCGTGAAGTCCGCGCCCTCATGTCAGCGTCCGCCGCTAATCCAGAGGCAGAAGCTCTGCTGGTCACCCTCGATCCGACACCGCCGGCGCGCGAGTTGCCGGGCCGCCTGCAGTGGATGCCGGCGGCACGGTGGCTGCTTGAGCCATGAACGCACTGTCAGACCCCTATTGCACCATACCCGCATGACGCGCTCGCAGAAACTGGAACTCACCTGGGTGGGCAAGGACGACCGTCCGCGCCTCGAACCGCGCATCCTCATCGAAGACCCGGCGCTGTCGTACCACGCGGCGGCACGCGTCACGGCAAATGATCGCTTCGACAACCTGCTCATTCAGGGCGACAACTTGCTCGCGCTCAAGGCGCTGGAGCAGGAGTATGCGGGAAAGGTGAAGTGCGTATTCATCGACCCTCCGTACAACACCGGGAGCGCGTTCGAGCACTACGACGATGGTGTGGAGCACTCGCTGTGGCTATCGATGATGCGCGACCGAATAGATGTGCTCTATCGCTTGCTTGCGGGCGATGGAATTCTGTTCGTAACGATTGATGCGAACGAGCTATTCTACCTCGGAGCGCTGCTAGACGAGCACTTCGGCCGGAGAAATCGAATCGAGGTCGCTACCTGGAAGAAGAGCTACGGTGGCGGCGCAAAATCACGGTTTTTTGTGAACCAGCATGAATACGCACTCTGCTATGCAAAGGACATTGCAAGATTGTCGCCATTCCTCCTGCCTCCTGACCCTAAAGTCCTCAAGTACTACAAGTATCAGGACGAGTACTTTCACGTCCGCGGACCCTATCGACTTCAACCGCTAGCTACCAACAGCATGGATCGCAGGCCAAATCTACGCTATAGGATCGTTAGCGATGACGGCGAGGACATCTGGCCGGAGAAGCAGTGGCAATGGAACGCCGAGCGCGTCACCGCCGCACGCGCGCGCGGTGAAATCGTGATTGTAAAGAAGTCCGGCAAGTGGTCCGTGAACTACAAGCAGTACCTCAAAGATCAAGCCGGTGAAGAACGGGGGGCAAAGCCAGTCTCGGTTATTGACGGGCACTATACGCAGCACGGTACCAACGAGAGCGTGGCGCTCTTCGGTCAGGACAACAAGTTCTCGTTTCCGAAGCCGGAAGGTCTTGTCGCCTATTTGATTGGTTGTTGCACCAGTCCTGGCGACCTCGTACTCGACTCCTTCCTCGGTTCCGGAACCACCGCCGCCGTCGCGCACAAGATGGGCCGCCGCTGGATCGGCATTGAACTAGGCGATCACGCCGTTACTCACTGTGTACCGCGCCTGCGCAAAGTGATCGATGGCGCCGACCCCGGCGGTGTCACAGCGCAGTCCAATTGGAAGGGCGGCGGCGGGTTCCGTTTCCTGCGCCTCGCGCCGTCGCTGCTCGAGCGCGATCACTGGGGCAACTGGGTGGTGAGCCGAGAATACAACGCCACCATGCTCGCCGAGGCGGTGTGCAAGCTGCATGGGTTCCGCTACGAGCCCAATCCGCAAGTGTTCTGGCAGCACGGCAGGAGCACGGAGCGCGACTACCTGTACGTGACCACGCAAACGCTTGATGCGCGCCAGCTGGAGTGGCTCAATGAATCGGTTGGCCCCGACCGCTCGCTGCTGGTGCTCTGTCGCGCCTGGCTGGGTAGCGCCGAAGCGTGGCCCAACCTTTCGCTCAAGAAGCTTCCAAACGCGGTCCTCGGCCGCTGCGAGTTTGGGCGGGACGACTACTCGTTGCGCATTGCGGCCCTGCCCGACGCGCCCGTATCAGCAGCCGATGACACGGAAAGCACCAAAGCCCAACCTGAAGAGAGCGGTGCCCCTGGGCAGGCCC
The Gemmatimonas sp. UBA7669 genome window above contains:
- a CDS encoding site-specific DNA-methyltransferase, which codes for MTRSQKLELTWVGKDDRPRLEPRILIEDPALSYHAAARVTANDRFDNLLIQGDNLLALKALEQEYAGKVKCVFIDPPYNTGSAFEHYDDGVEHSLWLSMMRDRIDVLYRLLAGDGILFVTIDANELFYLGALLDEHFGRRNRIEVATWKKSYGGGAKSRFFVNQHEYALCYAKDIARLSPFLLPPDPKVLKYYKYQDEYFHVRGPYRLQPLATNSMDRRPNLRYRIVSDDGEDIWPEKQWQWNAERVTAARARGEIVIVKKSGKWSVNYKQYLKDQAGEERGAKPVSVIDGHYTQHGTNESVALFGQDNKFSFPKPEGLVAYLIGCCTSPGDLVLDSFLGSGTTAAVAHKMGRRWIGIELGDHAVTHCVPRLRKVIDGADPGGVTAQSNWKGGGGFRFLRLAPSLLERDHWGNWVVSREYNATMLAEAVCKLHGFRYEPNPQVFWQHGRSTERDYLYVTTQTLDARQLEWLNESVGPDRSLLVLCRAWLGSAEAWPNLSLKKLPNAVLGRCEFGRDDYSLRIAALPDAPVSAADDTESTKAQPEESGAPGQAQSRKAKAKATKRGAQSDPQTDLLAEGDA